In Chthoniobacterales bacterium, a genomic segment contains:
- a CDS encoding ComF family protein, with translation MSLVRPLQPMLAALADLVYPTHCAGCGLRQPAGRWLCDPCGAAVKRIYGPRCPICSRPFEGAMDHFTCPSCRGEALHLECAVAVVRSTGLARELIHRFKYGREFYLRRVLGDWLVEGFADERLEDLEDLRLVPVPLHPVRQRERRFNQSEALADWAGKRVGIRVERPLVRRRHTITQTHFDRKQRMRNLRDAFALRQNAAVKDKSFLLVDDVLTTGSTLDECARVLLEGGAHSVRAITVARG, from the coding sequence GTGAGCCTCGTCCGCCCGCTCCAGCCGATGCTCGCCGCGCTGGCTGACCTCGTTTATCCGACGCATTGCGCGGGCTGTGGCCTGCGACAGCCCGCGGGGCGCTGGCTTTGTGACCCGTGCGGTGCCGCGGTGAAGCGAATCTACGGGCCGCGTTGCCCGATTTGCTCGCGACCTTTCGAAGGGGCGATGGATCACTTCACCTGCCCGAGTTGCCGCGGCGAGGCGCTGCATCTCGAGTGTGCTGTCGCGGTCGTGCGGTCCACGGGACTCGCACGGGAGTTGATTCACCGCTTCAAATACGGCCGGGAATTTTATCTTCGGCGGGTCCTCGGTGACTGGCTGGTCGAGGGGTTTGCGGATGAACGCCTCGAGGACCTCGAGGATCTGCGGCTCGTGCCGGTTCCGCTGCACCCGGTCCGGCAGCGCGAGCGGCGCTTCAATCAGTCCGAGGCGCTGGCGGATTGGGCTGGAAAGCGTGTCGGAATCCGCGTCGAGCGGCCGCTGGTGCGTCGGCGGCACACGATTACGCAGACGCACTTCGATCGGAAGCAGCGGATGCGGAACTTGCGCGACGCCTTCGCTTTGCGACAGAATGCCGCTGTGAAGGATAAAAGTTTTCTGCTGGTGGACGACGTGCTCACTACCGGCTCGACGCTGGACGAATGCGCGCGCGTGCTGTTGGAAGGTGGCGCCCATTCCGTTCGCGCCATCACCGTAGCGCGGGGATAA
- a CDS encoding CPBP family intramembrane glutamic endopeptidase yields the protein MNPLAKLFLYVAAVVLLAALLSPPIYWALHPLMETVPFRRFFSRTALIVALALLWPVLRWMHVRRFSELGLERNARAWVHLRAGLALVAGPLALLAVFYLTADIWRIREEILWKKIPAVVATAAVVPVLEEFLFRGVLLGLAVRSFGRGVGVIGISLVFAAVHFIDSRYDVTDVTWGSGFDVLSHAFSNSGGAVLALSGGVSLFVLGVIFALATLRTRSLWLAIGLHAGCIFGQQILSVFAKFRFGKDPMAWMPWAGPNVVHGMVPTGLVPLAALLVIGGLVWWYLAREPRPPAPADARRAG from the coding sequence GTGAATCCTTTGGCGAAACTTTTCCTCTATGTCGCGGCGGTCGTGCTGCTTGCGGCTCTGCTCTCGCCACCCATTTACTGGGCGCTCCATCCGCTGATGGAGACGGTGCCGTTCCGCAGATTCTTCTCGCGGACGGCGCTGATCGTGGCACTGGCGTTGCTCTGGCCGGTGCTGCGCTGGATGCATGTCCGGAGATTCTCGGAACTCGGCCTCGAACGGAATGCGCGGGCGTGGGTGCATCTGCGCGCCGGACTCGCGCTGGTCGCCGGGCCGCTCGCGTTGCTGGCGGTGTTTTATCTCACGGCGGACATTTGGCGGATCCGCGAAGAGATTCTCTGGAAGAAGATCCCGGCGGTGGTTGCGACGGCGGCCGTGGTGCCGGTGCTCGAGGAGTTCCTGTTTCGCGGAGTGCTCCTCGGGCTGGCCGTGCGATCGTTTGGTCGGGGCGTTGGCGTGATCGGAATTTCGCTCGTCTTTGCGGCGGTGCATTTCATCGACTCTCGCTATGACGTGACGGACGTGACCTGGGGCAGCGGCTTCGATGTGCTCTCGCATGCCTTCTCGAATTCCGGTGGGGCGGTGCTCGCCCTTTCCGGCGGCGTTTCGCTCTTCGTGCTCGGGGTCATTTTCGCGCTGGCGACCCTGCGAACGCGATCGCTCTGGCTGGCGATTGGCCTGCACGCCGGCTGCATTTTCGGTCAACAGATCCTCAGCGTCTTTGCAAAGTTTCGCTTTGGCAAGGATCCCATGGCCTGGATGCCGTGGGCGGGACCGAACGTCGTGCATGGCATGGTGCCCACCGGCCTGGTGCCGCTGGCTGCGTTGCTTGTCATCGGCGGGCTGGTCTGGTGGTATCTCGCGCGTGAGCCTCGTCCGCCCGCTCCAGCCGATGCTCGCCGCGCTGGCTGA
- the accD gene encoding acetyl-CoA carboxylase, carboxyltransferase subunit beta, with product MAIFRKPVLNVLTRKNRDMPEGLWTKCPSCGDVIHNLALEENLRVCPKCEHHFAIGSAERVASIVDEGTFEEIDANLVAVDPLKFKGVATYEETLRKYRAKTGLKDAVLTGTAKIDGRPVSLAVMDFTFLAATMGSVVGEKITRAIELATKKKMPIIIICASGGARMYEGMLSLMQMAKTSGALARHAQAKLPYITVLTNPTTAGVMASFASLGDVILAEPKSMIGFAGPRVIKETTHQDLPPGFQTAEFLEKHGLIDHIVPRAKLRELLSQLLGYFAAGKK from the coding sequence ATGGCCATTTTTCGCAAACCCGTCCTCAACGTTCTTACCCGCAAAAACCGGGACATGCCCGAGGGGCTCTGGACCAAGTGTCCCTCCTGTGGCGACGTCATCCACAATCTCGCGCTCGAGGAGAACCTCCGCGTCTGCCCGAAGTGCGAGCATCACTTTGCCATCGGCTCTGCGGAGCGCGTGGCGTCGATCGTCGACGAAGGCACTTTCGAGGAGATCGACGCGAACCTCGTCGCCGTCGATCCGCTGAAGTTCAAGGGCGTCGCGACCTATGAGGAAACGCTCAGGAAATACCGCGCGAAGACGGGCCTGAAGGACGCCGTGCTGACTGGCACCGCGAAGATCGACGGCCGCCCGGTTTCGCTCGCGGTGATGGATTTCACCTTCCTGGCAGCCACGATGGGCTCCGTGGTCGGCGAAAAAATCACCCGAGCCATCGAGCTCGCGACGAAGAAGAAGATGCCGATCATCATCATCTGCGCCTCCGGCGGAGCACGCATGTATGAAGGCATGCTCAGCCTGATGCAGATGGCGAAGACGAGTGGTGCGCTGGCCCGGCATGCGCAGGCGAAGCTTCCCTACATCACGGTGCTGACGAACCCGACCACCGCTGGCGTGATGGCAAGTTTCGCCTCGCTCGGCGACGTGATCCTTGCCGAGCCGAAGAGCATGATCGGCTTTGCCGGTCCGCGGGTGATCAAGGAAACGACGCATCAGGATCTGCCGCCAGGCTTCCAGACGGCCGAGTTCCTCGAAAAGCACGGACTGATCGACCACATCGTGCCGCGCGCGAAACTGCGTGAGCTGCTTTCGCAGCTACTGGGGTATTTCGCCGCCGGCAAGAAGTGA